In Centroberyx gerrardi isolate f3 chromosome 14, fCenGer3.hap1.cur.20231027, whole genome shotgun sequence, the genomic stretch TTAGCCAAATGCAGTGGTCTTGTAACAATCAACAGCATCCTAAGAACAACTGTATTACCcagatcaaacatgttgcatGGATTCAAGAAAAATAATCATAAACTCGAAGAATATGAAAATGAGAATTGACACCAAGAgcatgtgttgctgtgtgtgtttatttgtgtgttatgCATGAGTGAAATGTGTGTACATTAAGGTGAGACCAAGATATCGGTTTgccgatatatcaggccgatattgccCTTTTACTGaatattggatatcggccagtcagtgctgatatgatggaggttcctcccggaacacagctacataaaaacagtctgcaaACCTGCAATGGAAATTtatttttgcacatttcatttattaatgtgcatgttcaaaattgtattttgtaaagtaattatttattttaagacgGTAATGTATCACAGAGTCTCCCCTACTATGGTCACCCTGCCTTACAGAGCTGCTAAccttaaaagaatttcattagtctgggtttcattGGAGAATTTTACTGTCACATGATGGTTTTaatgttgtttctgtttcttttccatACGGctaaaaatacaattctgggagaaGCACtgaattttgtaatttttggcatgaaaattatcaaatttaaaaacattGAGAAGTGACTTAAAATATCGTCTATCAGCCACTTCAGTGCAGAAAGATTGGTATTGGTATCTGCCTTCCAAAAGCCTTATCGGTCAAAGCGTAGTAAACATGCGCAGCCTTCATGGGAAAATCTCCCTGCACTGGGCCTAAGGGAGAGACGGCGGAACCATTGggacatttcatttcagcacAAGAGCAAACAGTCAGAGGATTTCCTCAATCAGAGGCTGCAGAGTGTGCAATGAACAACCTCGCTGACAGAAACATGGAGACCTACACATGCAGCTGGGCATGCTAACAACCTCTGGGACTTACTGTAGTATGCAACACACTGTAGCTACAATATGGAGAGTCAGAACCAAACAgacacgtacatgcacacaccacacaccacacaccacacacgtGCATTTACTCACATATTTCAAACCATCAGAGAATCGCAACTTTGATGACTAAGGATTCCTCCAAGCTAATCTCAAACTAACGTGGACGGTTTTCAGACGAGGTTTGTCCAATCACTGACCTTCGATAATACATTATCACTTTTTCCGGAGTATAACACATACTTTGCACCAACTGTAAAATTCCCTTGTGCTTGATTAAAGTGTGTTTTACTGAGCACAACACTGGGACACCTGGACATTTGCATGGCCTAACAAgtgaaaaataattttgaaaatgtgttacAAGCATCACCACAAAGATAATGGAGAACACATTTACTGGATTATGTAGAAATGTGGAGTATCATACTTTTCTGTCTGCAATTGCTCACTGTTGCCTGTTCTAAAGCTAAAAACACTCACAGCTGCAGTTACAGGCTTGCAATAGGAAGTGGCCAAGCATCCTCATTTCCACTGATGTTATTTGGTCCTCAATAACTTTCTACCTCCCTGCCGCTCATTGTGTCAGCTGCTGCTGAATGAGGCATTGTTTAATCCAGATGGTGGAATCCAAAGACCTCACTCTTCCCTTTTCCATAAAGCCAGTCTCCTATTAATAACCATATATCTGCCTCCTTTGTCAACAAGAGCGACACATACAAATAATATGGTTGAAGGGAGACAATGGGGAGTTCCCTGGGATGAAAACAACAGGATAAGCCAGcctctggtgtgtgtttgatgtgagCCTGCTGACTGCTCTGTGTAAGACAGTCAGTCTTGGAGAGTCTTCTGGAAGAGACCCactgacctgctgctgctgtatggAAGTGACCCGCACCTCaaacacattttccacattttatagTCCTAATATAGACTATTTGAAAATGAGTTAATAATACAGTAATGATGCACTGTTCACAAACAGGCGTAACAACTACGACCACCACATGGTGGCATATTTCCCCCACAAAAAGATACTGAATGCATCTTATTGTACAACACCTTGTTGAACTTAAATATGCCCCTTGACAGGAAATCCTACTTCCATTTCTGTAAAACTGAAATCAATCTTCAGTCAGCTCACGTAAGCGACAGATGAACTGTAAAAGATGTCCAAGATTGTTTTGTTCATTGAGGTGAGTAGACTTGGAGTAATtaaaattcatgttttattgaCAATTCGATCATATAACAAACAAAAGTTGTTTAACGTAATGTGCTTGTTTAAACCAGAGACCGTGTCAATGACATGATATACTCTgatgtgtgttttattctgccaaaacattattatttattctggTTTGTCTCTCTCAGCTGCTGTTGGTGCATTCAGCAACACAGAGTCCGATAGAAATCCAAGAAGACTGCAATGAAGATGTTTCTCTGCCGTGTCCAGGTATCAACGGCACCAACTTCCGCGCAGTGACATGGTATAAGGTCAGTCATGTCCAGGCAGAAATATACTGTTTGTCTCAATCATTTAGTACTAAATTTAAGGTGCAATAAACgtaaattttttattttttttttcactttgtgtgTCACTGActttcatttaatttgatttattattgtgaaaaaaGGTGCCATCATCcatgttatttttcactttgaACAGTTCATCAACCAGAAACAAGTTGGCATCGTCAGGAAGAGTGGCAGTAGGATCCAGCACTTTAACTTCTCTCGGACCGCCAGATTTGGACAGGACCACAGTTTGTTCCTTCCCAGTCTGACACCTGGAGACTCAGGGACCTACGAGTGTGGCATCGGGGCAAATGTAGGGGGAAAAAACTTAAACACCAAAATCCTCCTCACTGTTCCAGGTGCGTTTATTACTGTTACCACCATCCTTggcaaaatatataaattttCAATGAGAGGATTAGACCAGATAAGGTGAGCTTTTTCATATCTTGGCTCTTCATTTCTAATGCTACAGTGACACGGAGATTGTAGCAGCTACGTAGGAAACAGTGTATTTTCCTCCATATTTTAAGAACAGTTTGCAGTATATTTTGTACATGGTATGTCTTTTTCCAGGTGCCAAAGTACTTGAGCACAAAAAGACCATATTAAGTAATCATTGTTAATATGTCATCAAAATTCTTGACATGCAATGGCTTTAGCAAGTTTCCATCCTTTAAAAACCAACAAACTGTAACTTATTTCCAGGTGCTTTTTCAGTCAGTGATACAACCTAACTGCATTTCAGTGTTTCACTATATAAGAACTAAGCTGTGGATTACATTCTGCTCTAAATGACCCTGGTGTTTTATGGATCATATGGACAAATTCCTGTAAGTGTCTGAGAAACCATCAAGCCTCTGCTAACGAGTTTCAAGATAGAAATCCCTTACTAGTAGTTTCTCTTGAGTAATTTGCCCACACAGTTCAGGAGGAATAAATAAGTGAaaggacaaaatgactgtgaatGATGCCTGTAATGAAGCTCCATCACAGGAGCTTGATTCTTTTTGGGTGGGTTGATACTTTAGACCTTTTTTGATTGAGCATGTATTGCATGACACCACCTTAATAATAACAAGCAGAATGTGGATGACAGCTGGCgtctcatacagacacactacTGAAATAAAATGAGTTTAGTTTGCTTGTAGACCAATTCCAATATGATTGGTCACATTGGCCATTGGTGGCTTCTTTGATTGGACATTGATTCTTTATGATGAAGGCTATGAGAGCAAAAGCGCATTTCACTTTCAGCAAAGGGTTTCCTTCTTCTATGTTCACCAAGTGCTGCTGAATACTTCCTTCTTGTAGACCAATCAATCACCCAAAAGCAAGAATCAAGAGTTTTTTGGTGTTTATTGATTGCAAACTCCTAGAAGTCATTGCATGTTGACAATTTTTGACAACACACTAAAAATGAGTACTTTATTTGACATAATCTTTATCCGTCCAAACGTCTGATAGACAAAGCAAattagatttgttttgtttctcatcAGAGGAAATAATCTATGAACATAACACAACCTCATTTTCACAGTTTGAGTCTGCAAACAGCAGCACAGGCACAACGTGCAGAACTGCAACATCAAACAGCATGTCAGTCTTGTGAAGCCCACTCTAGCTTGCATCCATCTGCTCCAACACGcaatattttcctttcctttgtgaCATTTTGAAGTTTTCCATACATAGTTTACCTATTCACCAGCTTTCTAAATGTCTAAatctctctgacaaaatgattgctatatgaaagtaaaaatctaataataatagtctaatctaatctaatctaatataataaTTTCATTATGGAAAATTGTAAAAGCTGTCAGCTATTTAAAG encodes the following:
- the LOC139928797 gene encoding uncharacterized protein LOC139928797; amino-acid sequence: MSKIVLFIELLLVHSATQSPIEIQEDCNEDVSLPCPGINGTNFRAVTWYKFINQKQVGIVRKSGSRIQHFNFSRTARFGQDHSLFLPSLTPGDSGTYECGIGANVGGKNLNTKILLTVPDCVTQAYLTTVADKLNITDTSSCPMRVEELPVMWSIIGFLLIGLAKIVLSLITIGVVRAIRIKSSRQQQQRWRS